One Mycolicibacterium doricum genomic window, CGGGCTCGGTCACCGCGTCATTCTCGCAGCCCTTGTTGCGGGCCGGTCGACTCAGGCCAGGACCTGCGCGAGCAGGGGCGGCAGCCGGTTGGCCACCAGGGGGTAGGACAGCGGGGAGGCGAACGCGATGGCCCCGGCCAGCTCCTTGTCGGTGAAGATGGTGCGCCCACCCGCGACGGCCTTCAACCCCGCGATGGTCGGGTCGGCGAGAAGCGCGCCCTGCTCCTGTTCGTTCTCGGTGGTCCAGATCAGGACGTCGGCGGTGTCGAGGACGGCGGCTATCCGGTTGCGCGGGATCAGCGGGCCCCCAGGATCGACGACGGTGAAACCCATCTGGTTGAGGAAGTCAGTGCGCCAACCGGGGAGCACGGCCGGCACGCTGTCGCGGTGGAGCGGGCCGCGCAGTAGGAGCGCTTTCTTACCGGCAAACTGCGGGTTGGCCGTGGCGGCATCGGTGAACCGCTCCTCGACGCGCGCGATGAGCGCCTGCATCTCGCCCGCCTTGAACACCGCCTGGCCGATCACGGTGGCCTGCTCCTTCCACGGTTCGAAGAAGGCGGCTGACCCCCTCTGGGCCACTGTCGGGGCGATCTGCGACAGCGTCGTGTACGTGTCGGCGTCGACGCCGGCGTTGGTGGCGACGATCAGGTCGGGGTTCAGCCCGCGGATCGCCTCGACCTGGATACCGTCGGCGAGGCTGAGCACGGTCGGCTGTGACGCACCGAGATGGCTTCGCGCCCAGGGCCATACGCCGAACGGTTCACCGCCGAACCAGTCGGTGACGGCGATCGGCACCACGCCGACGGCCAGCAGGTCGTCCTGTTCGGTGAGTCCGGCGCTGACGACACGGTGGGGAGGCCCGGGGATGCGGGTCTCGCCGAAGGCGTGGGCGACGGTGACGGAGCCGTCCTTCGCGACGGTGCCAGGCTCGTCATCTCCGCAGCCGGCGAGTGCCGTCGAACCGGCGAGCGCGGCTGTCATGGCCAGGAACATGCGGCGCGACCAGGCGGATGACACGCGGCGAGCGTAACCGCTGACTCACCTCGAAGCTGCTGAACACCGCCGTGCTCACCGTGACGCCACTGGCAGGCGCCATAATCCGATTTGCCGTCTGCGGTACTGTGCGCGTCATTATTTGCCGTAAGCTGACGCGACCCACGGCAAAAGTGACTGGGCAAAAGTGACTGATGTGACGCAGGGGGCGCCGCGGTGCACGCGAAAAGGGCAAGAATGGCCTGGAACTCCCCTTTCGCGGCGCTAGGGAGAACAACCGTCAGGAGAGCCCCAGGCCGCTTTCCAGGCTACGCCCCAAATTCGCCGACGAACGGATTCCCGAGAATCGTCAGCGGGGAGTCGGCATCTTCAGCCGAGTGCCACCGCTATCCCCAGAACGATCATCGTGGCGGCGATCAACGCGTCGAGAACCCGCCACGTCGTCGGTGTCGAGAACAAGCCGGCGAGGCGTCGCGCGGCGTACCCGAGACCGGTGAACCACACGGCGCTCGCCGTGACAGCCCCGATGCCGAAGAGCCAGTGGTCGTCGCGGCGCTGGTTGGCTAGGGCCCGAGCAGGACGACGGTGTCGAGATAGACGTGCGGGCAGCCTCCTTCACATCCACGCCGCCGCACGAAACATCACCCGGGTCATCGCTGAGCGGAAGGGACTTCCGTCCTTCGGCTGGGGCCGGAGGGCCGCTACC contains:
- a CDS encoding ABC transporter substrate-binding protein, with product MSSAWSRRMFLAMTAALAGSTALAGCGDDEPGTVAKDGSVTVAHAFGETRIPGPPHRVVSAGLTEQDDLLAVGVVPIAVTDWFGGEPFGVWPWARSHLGASQPTVLSLADGIQVEAIRGLNPDLIVATNAGVDADTYTTLSQIAPTVAQRGSAAFFEPWKEQATVIGQAVFKAGEMQALIARVEERFTDAATANPQFAGKKALLLRGPLHRDSVPAVLPGWRTDFLNQMGFTVVDPGGPLIPRNRIAAVLDTADVLIWTTENEQEQGALLADPTIAGLKAVAGGRTIFTDKELAGAIAFASPLSYPLVANRLPPLLAQVLA